Sequence from the Eleutherodactylus coqui strain aEleCoq1 chromosome 13, aEleCoq1.hap1, whole genome shotgun sequence genome:
aatactgccccctatgtacaagaatataacttttataatactgcctgctctgcacaagaatataactactataatgctgctcctatgtacaagaatataactactataatactgctcctatgtacaagaatataactactataatactgctcccctatgtacaagaatataaatactataatactgacccctatgtacaagaatataactactacaatactgccccctatgtacaagaatataactactgtaatactgccccctatgtacaagaatataactactataatactgctcctatgtacaagaatataactactataatactgctccctatgtacaagaatataactactataatactgccccctatgtacaagaatataactactataatactgctcccctatgtacaagaatataactactataatactgctcccctatgtacaagaatataactactataatactgcccctatgtacaagaatataactactataatactgcccctatgtacaagaatataactactgtaatactgccccctatgtacaagaatataactactacaatactgccctctgtagCTAAGAATGACACAATATACCAAATATGAAATAAACAACTTACTATGTATTCTAtgtgaaaaatatattttgtatttcacACTATATTATACAGGTTTCCATTTTACATGTATGAGCAGTGGATACTTTCTATGTATTAGTGCTCATTCAGATGATCCTGTGGGTCACAGATTTTACTGGTATGTGTGTGAGCTCATGAGCCGGCAGAGTCGGCCATTGCGGCATATGGTAGCGAGTGCACTGCGCATGgctgcgtatctcacgcacgttgCCATGCTCAGTGTgacttgtgcatttttttttaattccccgtctCATAGCAGGGTTGTGTACGTATCatcacccatatgcaatgtattgcgtatggacagtgtagcatatgctgcccatagaaaagaatagggctcacgctgtgtgATATGCGGTGAACTAGAGCATGCTCTGATCTTTATCACGTACATATCTAGAGGCAgcgtttacacgctaatgtgaatagatcagtgaaagtccatgTCCTCTCACTGACTCCATCCACCGCGTCTACTATGTGCCGAAATCACggtcttgtgaatgagcccttatagagaTCTTGCAATGTTCTACTCCTTGGTCTGCAGTCTAATATTCCAGAactatttcatgtttttgcagtACAAAATCTTTAAGTGGATATTCTGGCAGTGAGATGTTTTTTGCAGTTTTCACCCTTCCCCTGATGGGTGAAAACAGATTGATCGGAAGGAGCaaatcactgggacccccacgatCCCGAGAATAGTGAACCCATGTCGCTCTTATTTCACAGTTCAAGTTACAGTCCCCCatcagactacccctttaactgGCGGAAGAAAAAATGCTGTGCTTTAAGTCACAACAATACATTCTAGGGTCAACTGGCCATCTTTGTTATTAACCAAAGTTCATCCAGTTATCTCACTACATTCATCTTCCCAGAAGATTGTCCAAGGCTTGTTCCCACCGTCTACTTGCTATTCCTATAGAACAGTGTTCTATCTGGGATGAGGCCTCGGCCTCTCAGGACCATTttgtcctcatatatatatatggtgccaAACGCCTGGCTCTCAGGGGGAGtttcaatgatgccattgaacGTTAAGTGGTGGACTCCACTCTGATCCTGGAAGTAGCCGCCATCATGATCGTGCCCAGCAAAGTAGGCCACCACGCAGGGATGAGACTGTAGAGTAGCTAGGACCTCTGGATAGTTCCAGGTCAGACATATGGGATCTGTGGAGTCTGGGTGGACAGGAAGATGACCTGTAAAGGACAAACATTTTTATTATGTCTGTTTGCATTATAACAGCTTTATCAGATCAGTGCAGAGTAAGCAAGACAGTTTAACATGCTGTGCTcttcacattaaaggggtattcccatcttggcttttcatagccaaAATAAGACACTACTACCCTGGAGCCTACAGAAAAAGCCAAGCATGCAGTTGATTGTTGTTTTTGTAACTTGAATGAATAGGgactacgctgtttctgtaactcgctGTGCTACGCTGTTCCCGTagctgccattcacttcaatgagcgcTACTTAAACAGCACTCAGCCCTTTCCAACAGGTGATGGCAACAGAGCGCTGGGTTCTCCCATCCCGGCCATGATAAGCCAAGATGAGAATACCCTTTAACTCCTACATACATAACAGAACAGAGAATTCAGTGTGTCTGCCGTTACACTGTGCCGCACACATACAGAGTAGCATGAGAGACCTGACAGGTTCTCTTGAAACATAATTGGCATTAGTTATTAGGCTGGTACCTGCTACGACATCTGTTGTGTGTGCATGTAAGAAGGTGATGTACCTGCAACCATcactttttcattgtttttatctGAGGTCTCGAGAACATCATTAATCCAGTTGAGTTGAGCAGCGCTGATCCCTCCATTAAATTGGACAAACCGAGTTTCTGAAAGATCTGCAACgtggaaaagggaaaaaaaaatgtgattataCCCCCAGTCCACATGCCGGTTATATTGTTTCAtcttacaattgaaaaatactgAGAACTTGGCATGGCTCTCTCCATTTTACTTGGACTGGATATTAAATAGCACAAAACTCCTAGAGCTCCACCTAAGTGTTCTACTACTCAGTCCCTCTGAGGATTAGGGTGTCCCAtgtatactactatatacagtatatatcagcCAACCCTACTGATTTCTGTAGGTTTGactgatcatctaatgtgtattgaTGCCTCCTGACTCTCCCCGGAGAACCATTGTCGGGAGAGATAAGGATAGGGTAGACGGATTTCAGCTACCTAATCCTAATCAGAGTCTGTCCACTACTCTGAACACATGCACACTAGGGTGGGGGGGGCATGTTTATGGGGGTTTTGGGTGAGATAGTTGACGGTCAAATACTCGCAGCTATCTAATGACCACCCTTACATGAGGAGGACAATACATGTGGCTCTGAAGTTGATGTTTAAGCCTACAGGTTTTAATGAACTTTGGAGTTACATGCCACACAGTCTTTTAAGGTCCTCTTACACGGGCCAAGAATCTTACGATTCAGATGGGCTAGTAACATCATCGCCAGCTCGTCCAcgcttgggcagcctgtttaaaTTGCGGagctgatttttatgccagctgaaacttAATGACGAGCGAGAACCTCATGCTTCTCACTCTTGCCCATGTTTaaagtgaatgattatcgttcagcttCTCTAGTTTGAACGATTATATGAACCATAATCGGTCCGTCGACTCTCACTGCAGTCACCATCATCTTCCCCATTCAATACCTTTTGGACTGTTCTTATCTTCATTCGGATTCTTCTGTCTCAGGAGCTTCAAGGACTTGATGTGCTTATCGCTAGAAGGATCTCTTCCAATTACACTAAAGTCATAAGAGTCAATTAAAAGCAACCGAAATTTGGGGGAAGGACTGAAGTGATATGAGTAAAAAGAGTCCAGGGAGTCCCCACCATCTTCAGGACTCATGGTCAATGTACCCTGCAGTCTTGAACTGTTCAGCCTTGACTCCATTAACTGCTTCCTACTGAAGTTGTAGAACTCATGGTTTCCCCAGATGTGATGGACGGGGGTCTCTAGTTTATAAATCTCTGTGAAGACCTTCTTCAGTGACAGCTCTGAAGATTTGTAAGTGAAGTTATAACCATCTATAAGGTCTCCAAGTTGGAGGATAAACTGAGGAACAAAGCGCTCTGAAGCCCACTCTTGTATGGCACCTTGAAGCAAGGATAGACTATTCCTGTAGTATCTCATTCTTGTCTTGGTGTAGTTGTAACCATTGTCTATGTCGGCATACTGGATATCAGCAATGACACCAAACGTGAAAAAGGGTTCCTCCATTTCTTCGTTTACAGGGTATTTCAACATCTCAGCTTCTGAAATACAATATACATAGAGGGATGAACAATTATGAAATGAGATGGTTCAAAATAAGATTTTATGAGAGTCAATGCCATGTGCTGATCAGACGGAAAACAATAGCCCCTAATAAATGGCCAACCCAGAACATGCATGCCACATTTCACAGAGCGCTTGTGACTGTTCCAAAGCACTAAAAAGGCCCAAAGCTTGATGCTTCTCTTTCGTGTGTAGACTAGTTTGAAGTCTATGGAGTATCATTGATCATTTATTGGGGGAGTTTATATAGAgtgttcccccaaaaataagaccctgtctaatattaatttttgccccaaaagaggcactaggtcttattttacttacataaCAAGCTTGATCAACATCCCTCACGTCGCTCTCTGAAAGTCCGCGCTGTTCTTCAGTCCTAGCCCCTtgtacatcatcacttcctggtaaagggattcataaatcccacctccagtaagcgatagctgtgattggttctccagcgctgctcagccaatcaatacagctctccagtgctgctcagccaatcaatgcagctctcaatgaaccaatcacacccaTCGAGTGCCACAGCTAAGCCAATCAACAGGAATCACATTGTCAagttgggatttatgaattggctgggcAGCGGCTAGCCAATTTATAAACCCTGCCTCCATAGCACGTAGCTATTCATCAGTTCTttgagcgccgcagctcagcctATCAAtgtagcactggatgaaccaatgtgatggctgtgattggttcatcgagtgctgcatagattggttcttgagcgccatggctcagccaatcacagccatcgcttcctggaggcgggattcatcCTGTAACCAGGAGGTGATAATGTACAAGCGGCTAGGACTGCAGAAAACAGTGTGGACCTCCGGAGAGCAGCATGAGGAAcctggacagcgcctgctaggtaatgtattacttttttttaatgtaatgtagctagggtttattttcagggtagggcttatatttccagcctccccaaaaattccccccaaaaatcagggtaggggcttattttcaggcaaacaCTATAGTAGGTGCAAATGTGCCTGCCAGATCACTTGTGGGTCTGTGCGAGAGACAGATCCCCTTGATCAGATACATTAGGGAGTTGCATCTCCTTGAAGTAGCCCTGATTCTAGGTCTAAATTTTGGAAAGAGGAGAATGCCAACAGCGTCTATGTGTTCCCTTACATTTCAAGCTTTACAAAATCCTCGTCTAAACTTCATATAATATCTGTGAGGAACCTAAAACTCTTTTCATTCTGGTTCGACATTGAAGAATGACATAGAAACAGGATAGTGAGTGAGAACTCAACTAAGCTAGGATGTTCCCCTTGGGGTATTAATATGGCCCCCGATGGGACACCGAGGTCATCCTCTCACATtacgcctcatgtccacagccgtattggtaaaatgctgcaggtcGCCCCACAACGTTTTACCGGCGTTTGTAAATACCCAGTTTGCCGGCATAGACGGTGTTTGGCTGTgagtgtactgcacatgcccgcgtatcacGCGCACACGGTCCCATATAAATGACATGCTGTCTCTTCTATCCTGAACCCTGTCCCGCTCTACATCCTGCGCCAGAGTCACACGCATCAGTCTCTTGTCACGGTTCTGATACCGCTTATACATGTCTCCTAATGTAATAGATCTGCCATTTATGTGTGCTCTTAGGCCTGCTGCACAGGGGGGTGAGCGTATTTACATGCTCATTTGTGCTGCCTGTCTGCACAATGAACGTTGCATTTTTGCGCACTTCTGTGGTAGATGGCTTCCAAAGATAACTGATGGCCATGATAGCCGAAGTAAAAATGCCGCTTCAAGTCCCAGCCTGCTGCAATATGGGTCTATCTTCCGACATCTTCTACATGTTCGCCATGATTCAAGATGCCAGCACTATCCCAACCATCACGGGCACTGGGAGAGCAAGACACTAAAGACATTGCaataccaggggcataactatagggggtgcagaggtagcgaCTGCCCAGTAGCGGGCTTATATAaggagacaccagtattataaatagcacatgggTGGCTGAGGCGCCgtgatacagattttgcattgagcccccctacatttagcctctgcctattcttctaagattctagcaatgccccCGCCTGCTACTGTTGCATCGgtgggcttcttaagagacctaacgatgcagaggaaagttgtggaAAGGCCCACAAGCCTAAGCAATGCTAGGAGGTATTACAAATAAAGCCTGGTCCAGCACTGCAGGGGTTAATCCTGGCCAGCTGGACTCCGCGAGGGACAAAGGTCAGTCTTACCGGGCAGCATGGGATCTGACCTGAGGAGGTGCTGCTGTCAGCCACACAGGGCTGCATTGCAATCACAGGGACTAGAGCTGCTCATATAGGGAAGTCcttccttgtcacagtcctgccCCCCACGTGACCAGGCTCTGCCCACTCTAGAGCTGGTAGGCTGATGccagctcctgggctccaatgctcTCTATATATTTAGTTGGTTCTTTCTTGAGTGGAGCTGTTGTTTTCTGTTAGCAGCAGTAGATCACTAAGCAGACATAGAGGGACATTTATCAAGGCATACGTGCTAATTATTGGCTGTAGAAAACTCGCTAATTGTAAAGCGCACGTTTGTTTTTCCTCCTCGAAAATATGTGTCATTTTGTTTATTTAAACTGCGCTCACCACTTTTCGAAGAGTGATCAGGATTAGTGAGATACGCAGGGACTACGGATTTACTATCATTTACACCAGAAAGCACATAAACTGCTAAAAGATGCGTCACATGTATTAAGCTTAGGCTACTTGCACGCCGACGGCTAAAAAGTTACGCCCAATACAATAAAGaccacagttagggctcattcccacgtcCGTATGCGTAAAACGTTGCATGGATCACGCAGTGTTTTACCGCCGTGAGAGCCAGAAGTGAGACGGCTATCGCTGCGTAAGGCAGCAATTGTGCagtgcgcatgacagcgtatctcacgtatgccttaattccccactctgtctcATAGCGGCGTTCCATTTGCAATGTCACCcgtacgcaatgtattgcatatgtacagcgttgAATATGGAACCCATAGAGGctgtaataataatcttaataataataatctttatttgtatagcgccaacttattccgtacaCGCGTAATACACTGTGAAATAGAACGCGCATATTACATCAATGTATATACGctgatgtgaatggatcaatgtactacgtaatacgcagtgaaaataTGTTTGTGCGAATGAGCCTTAAGTCAACAGCACAACCAATTCCCCACACGGTGGGGCGTGCCAAAGCCACCAGGATCCCGAATTCACTGATCAATACCAATAAAAGCGACAGCATGTCAGGTGCAAAAATAAAAGCAGAATGTTATTCCTCCTTCACATGAGACATTTCAACCTCATAGCTCAAGCTTGATAGAGACCTGTGACGGAGAAACGTCGCATGTGAAGGAGGACTTGCTTTCTAAAAAGTTGCTCCTGAGATTCTCATTGGTCAGCACCTGGATATCCCGTCCATATGCAGTCCCATGCGCTGAACGCCGCACACTTACAAGTACTATTCTCCTCTGATTTTCGCATAAGAATGGGACACgctgctgttttttctttttactcttaACTATTcatacaagtttaaaaaaaagccgATGTGCATACAGCCACTCCAATGAAGAGGCTACTAACATACCATTTTTCAGTCCAAAAATTGGACAGACTTCTCATCCATGTGTAAGTACTCTGAGCGCTCTTACCTGCTCGCGGTTTTTTAGCGcgaatgtcagtgggactttctaatgttaaaaacgcatcgcacaaaaatctcaaagcaccaacttgtgatgcgtttttaacattagaacgtcccattgacatctgTGTTAAAAAACGCAGAGTTAAAAAAACCCAAGTGGGTAGGAAGCCTGAATGAGAAGCCAAAAAAGATAAAACCAGAACAGGCAGAGCGCCACATATGTAATGTCCATCTACATGGAGACTTTGTGGCATCTAGCTCTCCGGCACACTAGCACATTtggggccgcctgcagtccatgTTAATTCAGAGGCAGCACACCGCCCAATTCTAGACTGAGGGGCTATGCAGATTAATAGTAGACTCCACTATTTGTTCCTAAAAGAACAGAAGTAaacgaaaaaaattttttttttctttattaaacattgaaatcaatgggggaaaacagAACTGATTAATTCCATGTTTCTGCTCTAAAAAGAGGACAGGCTGAACGCCGGTGAGAACGAGCCCTTGGCTCTGGTCGTAAGGCCCAAAACACCCTCGGTCATGAGATGATTGCATACCAAACTAAGCCGCAATGATATGGCCAGATTGGAGAGGTAACAGTAAACTGGTGGAGAAGGGGTTAATGCCCTGGGAAGTTGTAGGCGGAGTTTTCCTACAGGAAGTGCTTTGACAAATATGAGTGAAACCTCGGAGAACATGGAATCTGCATGGAGAACATGGAAGGAGTAGACAGACCTTGGGGGTCCAGTCTGAAGCCCGTCTCAGTCCTCACCCCCCAGTACCAGCAGACACTATGGAGGATCTGCAATGCCTTAATGGCTTCATTTTTTGCTCTGGCGGCTTATGTGCAAGTAAGTTTAACCCGTTATCTGCTGGAGTGAATGAAATAACATGGACAGGCCAGTACAGAGTATTTCAGGGGATGGTTGTGCTGATCTCGTATGCATTAAATTGTGGAACAAGCAAGGctcctagcagcacagagtatttctgcAATGCTGATAAAGTGCCGTTATTACACATCAGTTCTGCTACAAATGCTCATGATGCTGGGGCTACTGGTTCTTGTCACCACTTGTCTAACCTttctttcctgtttttttttttgcagatcaaTGACCCAGATGCTGAAATATGGATAGTAAGTAACTCCAAGCAAACTTGTGGTATTCTGATAAATGGGCCATGTCAATAAAGTCTGAGGAAAGTAACAAAATTTAGTCCAtaagccagtgtttcccaactccagtcctcatggcaccccaacaggtcatgttttcaggatatcctatagtaagaacacctgtgacaatgtctgaggcaccgacaataattacatcacctgtgcaacactgaggaaatccagaaaacatgacctgttggcggtccctgaggactggagttggggaacactgctctaagaCCACATTCTCACGTGGCGGAAGTGTTGCAGGCGTTCCACAATGTGATCCCCTCAGTTATTCCACAGAAGTGGCCATAAAGATGACCATAGTGCTTGTCGGCCATGCAGAGCTCTCTCAACTGTCCCGGATCCAGCTGGTCAGTCCCAGAATCCAGGAAACTTGCTCCAAGTTCTGCTGCCACCACTCTGCTCATGCTGTACGCAGCGCTAGCCTGCTGGCTGACTGCAGCACAATCAGGGAGTCCGGTCAAATCTCAGCAATTGGCTATGGTGGCAGTGTCACCATCAATCCTGTGGCTTCTGGAGGGTGATGCCCCTTGTGTGTGGGGGGTGGCAGCAGTGACCAGTAGGACAGGCTGACACGCATAAATTACCTGTCAGGGTTCCGCTATACACTCTCTgccaaaaggaaaaacaaaatcgAACACCTAGAAGACGTTGTAGTTTTGCTGCAagacccgtcctgcagttccatctcaggcagatatacaaatgatgagttgtgattagatgaacggtcttgtcaccggaggccctaaaagcgcctccacccttggcctataaaaggctctcggaggccccttgtgtgtagtgactagagatgagcgagcgtactcggccacacccctttttcgcccaagcgccgtgattttcgagtacttccgtactcgggcgaaaagattcggggggcgccgtaggtgagtgggggttacagcggggagagggggagagagagggctcccctctgttccccgctgctaccccccgctctgccacgcctcctcccctccccccccccgaattttttcacccgagtacagaagtactcgaaaatcgcggtgctcgatcgagtaattactcgaaacgagtaggttcgctcatctctactagtgacctcttcttcagcttgtgtggagcttgttgctcactagacgcctctacgagaagagatttcacccctttacTGGAGTCTTAGAGGGGCGCagtattgggatgggagaagctggatggtcgtatcaacaaattACCTGCcaactgggccgttctgaccagactgttagcccgcctgcacatgggtggatttttgctATGAAATCCACTGCAGGCATGAACGCTTTTCCCTGCACACTTGGTTTGCAGGGAAAAATTGCAGAATTCTCCACTTTTGTGCGGGCTcagcacagactgcttccattgaagtcagtgaagccgtctgatccgcggcccgtctgcaattaacatttgaagaaaaaaataaaatatatgtactgtgcatgtccgattgcgagccatgtggaccatctgcagtacagatgaagaagagaGGTACTcgcggatgccgctgctgccagggacagattttgcatgcagaatccggctctaCGGTTTCCAGGGTACACACTCCGTTCCGTTTCTTTATTCTCTATAGGTGATCTATGCAGTCCCAGCCGCCCTGATTTCCCTCCTCAGTATAGATCCAGATATAACGGGTGAGTCCACAGTGATAATGACCAGGTCCTGGGTCAACACTGATTCTCACATCTTTCCATAGCTGCTAAAATTTAAAGGGGCATTTTGTAACAACATCCATGTTATTTTCAACACATAGGTCACGTGATCTGGAGGACGCTGTCCGGTCTCCATTGC
This genomic interval carries:
- the ADPRM gene encoding manganese-dependent ADP-ribose/CDP-alcohol diphosphatase, with the translated sequence MLPEAEMLKYPVNEEMEEPFFTFGVIADIQYADIDNGYNYTKTRMRYYRNSLSLLQGAIQEWASERFVPQFILQLGDLIDGYNFTYKSSELSLKKVFTEIYKLETPVHHIWGNHEFYNFSRKQLMESRLNSSRLQGTLTMSPEDGGDSLDSFYSYHFSPSPKFRLLLIDSYDFSVIGRDPSSDKHIKSLKLLRQKNPNEDKNSPKDLSETRFVQFNGGISAAQLNWINDVLETSDKNNEKVMVAGHLPVHPDSTDPICLTWNYPEVLATLQSHPCVVAYFAGHDHDGGYFQDQSGVHHLTFNGIIETPPESQAFGTIYIYEDKMVLRGRGLIPDRTLFYRNSK
- the TMEM220 gene encoding transmembrane protein 220 isoform X2, whose protein sequence is MENMEGVDRPWGSSLKPVSVLTPQYQQTLWRICNALMASFFALAAYVQINDPDAEIWIVIYAVPAALISLLSIDPDITGHVIWRTLSGLHCAICLIGAFYLLASLLISGNIKSILQEEECRAVVGGFRLLVATSISIFPFLTWAYIYINKEMRTSWPQHCKTAI